TATTTTATGAAAAAGCTATGGTCTATTTTAACCATGAGCGCTATGTGTTTGGCTTTAACAGCATCTATTGCTTTTGCAGCCGATGATGCGGCGGGGGCAATTGATACTGGCGATACAGCTTGGGTATTAATCAGTGCAGCGCTCGTATTTTTAATGACTCCAGGTCTTGCATTTTTCTATGGCGGGATGGTAAGAAGTAAAAATGTGCTCAGTACAATAATGCACAGTTTCTTCATTGTTGCGATGATTTCTGTAGAATGGGTCATCTTAGGTTATGCCATGACATTTGGCAGTGATATCGGTGGTTTCATCGGTAGTCTTGATAAAATTGGTCTTGCAGGTGTAGGACTTCAAGTAATGGAAGGCGGTACAATTCCTGAACTTGCTTTCGTTGCTTTCCAGTGCATGTTCGCTGTAATTACTCCAGCACTTATCACAGGTGCATTTGCTGAACGTATTAAATTCGGCGCATTTGTTTTATTCATATTATTATGGGCAATCTTCATTTACAACCCAATGGCTCACTGGGTATGGGGCGGCGGCTTCTTAGCTGAACTCGGTGCTCTCGACTTCGCTGGTGGTCTTGTAATTCATATTCTTTCTGGTGTTTCTGGTTTAACAATTTGTATTTTACTTGGCAAAAGACGTGGCTATGGCAAAGTTCCAATGCTTCCACATCATTTACCAATGACTGTTTTAGGTGCCGCACTCTTATGGTTCGGCTGGTTCGGTTTC
The window above is part of the Megamonas hypermegale genome. Proteins encoded here:
- a CDS encoding ammonium transporter, which codes for MKKLWSILTMSAMCLALTASIAFAADDAAGAIDTGDTAWVLISAALVFLMTPGLAFFYGGMVRSKNVLSTIMHSFFIVAMISVEWVILGYAMTFGSDIGGFIGSLDKIGLAGVGLQVMEGGTIPELAFVAFQCMFAVITPALITGAFAERIKFGAFVLFILLWAIFIYNPMAHWVWGGGFLAELGALDFAGGLVIHILSGVSGLTICILLGKRRGYGKVPMLPHHLPMTVLGAALLWFGWFGFNAGSALGANGLAANAFVTTQAAAAMATVSWVVCEWLHHGKPTILGAASGCVAGLVAITPAAGFVAPMPAVIIGLVGGIVCYFAVAVVKAKFGYDDSLDAFGVHGIGGTWGAIATGLWCSTDINPAGADGLFYGSADTLIAQLISIVVAYALAIVGTYILFKIVNTITKMRADENEEITGMDIGEHGERAYNQSLVTADSMLTATVESFATAKEMKPVNAK